The genomic window CGGGCATGGACGTGAAGACCGACCGCGCGGTACAGCTGGCGCCCATGCTGGAGCGCTACCTGCGCCAGGAAACCGCGGATGGCGCCGAGCTGGGCGCCAGCGTCGCCACCCTGCAAAGCATCGTCGGGGGCCGCTGATGAAGGCGCAGATCGACATGCTCGGGCGCCTGGCCGACGTGCGCGGCGGCAAGGTTCGCGAACTGCTGGGCCGGGTCAACTACCAGCAGAACCTCTGCCAGCGCTACCGCAACAACATCACCGGGCTGGACCGCCTGTGCGGTTTCAGCGTGGCCACCAGCACGCCGCTGCAGCGGCACAACCAGCAACAGTACAAGGCCACCCTGCACAAGATGCTGCAGTTGCAGCGCCGCGAGCTGGAGGTCGCCGAGCAGACCCTGGCGCGCATCCAGGGCGAGCTGATGGCGGCCATGCGCAGCGAGAAGGTGCTGGCCCAGGTGATCGAGGCCAAGGTCGGCCAATGGCAGTTGCAGCTGGCCCAGCAGGAACAGAAAATCCAGGATGGCCTCGCCGCGCAATCGTGGTGGCGGGCGCGGGCTTGAGTGTGGGCGGCGGAAGTGGCGGATAACGCGTTCCGCGTCATGCGCCCTACGCAGGTGTTCCGCAGGGCGAATAACCGCGTGCGGTTATCCGCCGGCTCTTGCGCGACATTGGCATTTAAGTTTTCCGGCGAGGCGGTCGCCCTCTGAGTCAAAGCCCAAGAATTTCGGATACCCACCATGGAAATCACCCGGCAACTGACCAGCGTCGCGCTGGCCACCAGCGAGTCCGCC from Pseudomonas sp. GCEP-101 includes these protein-coding regions:
- a CDS encoding flagellar FliJ family protein, producing MKAQIDMLGRLADVRGGKVRELLGRVNYQQNLCQRYRNNITGLDRLCGFSVATSTPLQRHNQQQYKATLHKMLQLQRRELEVAEQTLARIQGELMAAMRSEKVLAQVIEAKVGQWQLQLAQQEQKIQDGLAAQSWWRARA